One window from the genome of Desulforamulus ruminis DSM 2154 encodes:
- a CDS encoding RNA polymerase sigma factor, with the protein MLVEEPIIKKVLRGERNCYFNQLIEMYQPKVFSIAYRMMGNLHDAQDICQEVFIKAYLNITKLRQTSSFQSWLIHITKNCCYDELRSRRRKITEISLERTIENGYFTNTLTGNLPSPEEVAINKELKSTICTCINTLSKKHSKVIVLRELRGHSYEEISQIMGCSVGTVKSRLSNARNIIRGKLRLLDCKY; encoded by the coding sequence ATGTTAGTTGAGGAACCGATCATTAAAAAGGTTTTAAGAGGCGAAAGGAACTGTTATTTTAATCAATTAATAGAAATGTATCAACCCAAGGTTTTTTCTATCGCTTACAGAATGATGGGCAACCTGCATGATGCTCAGGATATTTGCCAGGAAGTCTTTATAAAGGCCTATTTGAATATCACAAAACTCAGACAAACTTCTTCCTTTCAATCCTGGCTGATCCATATCACCAAAAACTGTTGTTATGACGAATTGAGGAGCAGGAGAAGAAAAATAACGGAGATTTCTTTGGAAAGAACCATTGAGAATGGCTATTTTACCAATACCTTGACCGGTAATCTGCCTTCTCCGGAAGAAGTTGCCATTAATAAAGAATTAAAATCTACCATCTGTACCTGTATTAACACATTGTCCAAAAAACACAGCAAGGTAATTGTCCTCCGGGAGCTGCGAGGTCATTCCTACGAAGAAATATCGCAAATTATGGGATGTTCCGTAGGCACTGTTAAATCCAGACTGAGCAATGCCAGGAACATAATCAGGGGAAAATTGCGGCTTTTAGACTGCAAATACTAG
- a CDS encoding methyl-accepting chemotaxis protein, which translates to MKGYQKMNKVNLRKFFPKIGFISLTLKKKLVFTFGLLLLIITVSGILSNINLGTVSDKASEITNVWLPGVHHSEEINSLISDTRSKEYEHLLSPLEKNKKASEEVMAANLQKISEHMNYFNKDTNQTEQNLYIVLESEITNYKESQERFLQLSRENDETAARNVLMNESAALYRYVRNASDALLKYNQSNADKASSESERIYAQSKASTTTSIIIACLLSIASAFYMIRSIIGPIKEIEQGAKNIAKGDLAVEDIKISTKDEIGSLSESFNNMKNNLKDIIQSLTQATSGLTTMATELSNQSQQTSASATETASTMNEISATVEHVTANIQEISQASDDAALHANDGQGEIVKVTEQFKVIANSTNRVAEVIKNLNDKNQKIVRMVDLITGIADQTNLLALNAAIEAARAGDAGKGFAVVAEEVRKLAEQSANAAKDITQIIQEIQKESQQAIKAIDQGTDEVQSGRDVVQNVGVKFNTIIDSVQSLTTRIQDVVSAAEQMNAGIQNVAASTEEQTAIMEEVYASSESLAKIANKLQSQVAGFNV; encoded by the coding sequence TTGAAAGGATACCAAAAAATGAATAAAGTGAATCTAAGAAAATTCTTTCCCAAAATCGGATTTATCTCGCTAACCCTTAAAAAGAAACTGGTATTTACCTTTGGTCTTTTGCTCCTGATCATTACCGTCTCAGGTATTTTAAGCAACATTAATTTAGGAACCGTCAGTGATAAAGCATCGGAGATCACCAATGTCTGGCTGCCCGGAGTTCACCATTCGGAAGAAATTAACTCTCTCATATCCGATACCCGTTCCAAAGAATATGAACACCTTCTTTCTCCCTTAGAAAAAAATAAAAAAGCCAGTGAAGAAGTGATGGCCGCTAATCTGCAAAAAATAAGCGAGCACATGAATTACTTTAACAAAGACACCAACCAAACAGAGCAAAACCTTTACATTGTTCTGGAATCTGAAATTACTAATTATAAGGAATCCCAGGAAAGATTTTTGCAGCTTAGCCGGGAAAACGATGAAACCGCCGCGAGAAATGTTTTAATGAATGAAAGTGCCGCTTTGTATCGTTACGTTCGGAATGCGTCCGACGCATTATTAAAATACAACCAGAGCAATGCCGATAAGGCCAGCAGTGAAAGCGAGCGCATTTACGCGCAAAGTAAAGCTTCCACCACCACCAGCATTATAATTGCCTGTCTCCTTAGTATTGCCTCCGCCTTTTATATGATCCGCAGCATCATTGGCCCTATTAAAGAAATTGAACAAGGCGCCAAAAATATTGCTAAAGGGGATCTGGCAGTAGAGGATATTAAAATTAGCACCAAGGATGAGATTGGTTCTTTATCCGAATCCTTTAATAACATGAAAAACAATTTAAAAGACATTATTCAAAGTTTAACGCAAGCCACAAGCGGTCTCACCACCATGGCTACCGAGCTTTCCAATCAGTCCCAGCAAACTTCCGCCAGCGCCACGGAAACCGCTTCAACCATGAATGAAATTTCCGCCACCGTTGAACACGTTACAGCCAATATTCAGGAGATTTCCCAGGCTTCGGATGATGCAGCCTTACATGCCAATGACGGGCAAGGTGAGATTGTTAAGGTTACGGAACAATTCAAGGTCATTGCCAATTCCACTAACCGGGTGGCAGAGGTTATTAAAAACCTGAATGATAAAAACCAAAAAATTGTGCGTATGGTTGACCTGATTACGGGGATTGCCGATCAAACCAATTTATTGGCCTTAAATGCCGCCATTGAAGCCGCCAGAGCCGGCGATGCAGGCAAGGGCTTTGCCGTTGTGGCCGAAGAGGTGCGCAAACTGGCTGAACAGTCAGCCAATGCGGCGAAAGATATTACTCAAATAATTCAAGAAATTCAAAAGGAAAGTCAACAGGCAATAAAGGCCATTGACCAAGGTACAGACGAGGTTCAGTCCGGAAGAGACGTTGTACAAAATGTGGGGGTTAAATTTAACACCATTATTGATTCGGTTCAAAGTCTTACGACCCGAATTCAGGATGTAGTATCTGCCGCTGAGCAGATGAATGCAGGCATCCAAAATGTAGCCGCTTCCACTGAGGAACAAACCGCCATCATGGAAGAAGTATATGCCTCTTCGGAATCACTGGCCAAAATAGCCAATAAACTGCAAAGTCAAGTTGCAGGATTCAATGTATAA
- a CDS encoding ACT domain-containing protein: protein MLNLSLLEGTFAVCRFPPSTALPHWAVGGKFFSITKTMDELSLVCPQESTPETLNCERNWRCLKVEGPLDFSLTGVLSSLTLPLAQAGISIFAISTYDTDYLLVKEDRLEQAVAILSRQGYRFIKQKQPSS, encoded by the coding sequence ATGTTAAATCTGTCTCTATTAGAAGGCACCTTTGCCGTGTGTCGCTTCCCTCCTTCCACAGCCCTTCCCCACTGGGCTGTAGGGGGAAAGTTTTTTTCTATTACCAAAACCATGGACGAACTCTCCCTGGTGTGCCCCCAGGAAAGTACACCCGAGACCCTGAACTGTGAAAGAAACTGGCGTTGTCTCAAGGTGGAAGGACCTCTGGACTTTTCTTTAACCGGCGTCCTTTCCTCGCTGACCCTCCCTCTGGCCCAGGCAGGCATCAGCATCTTTGCCATCTCAACCTATGACACGGACTATTTGCTGGTTAAAGAAGACCGGCTTGAACAGGCAGTTGCAATTCTTTCCCGCCAGGGCTACCGGTTTATAAAACAGAAACAGCCCTCTTCTTAA
- a CDS encoding aminotransferase class I/II-fold pyridoxal phosphate-dependent enzyme — MKLPDFKLERYFAKYEFNAPHLLCCSDCESFTIKEILSLEGESAFERFQNQWLGYTEAPGNPELRQTIADIYTQVSAENVLVTSGAEEAIFLFMNAALEKKDHIIVQYPCYQSLIEVASSIGCEVTRWEMQEKDNWELDLDFLSGSLRPNTRAIIINAPHNPTGYTPSVEKWNVLIELARSRNIVLFSDEVYRFLEYNAADRLPAACDLYENAVSLGVMSKTYGLAGLRIGWIATRNGEIYRRMASFKDYTSICNSAPSEFLSLIALKHRDKLACRNLDIIQENLLLLDQFFTRYSDKFLWQKPKAGPIAFPSIRWEASVEDFCLDLVQKKGVLLLPSNYYDFGQRNFRIGFGRKNLPQCLDKLDQYMQENKE, encoded by the coding sequence TTGAAGCTGCCGGATTTTAAGCTGGAAAGGTATTTTGCCAAATATGAATTCAATGCCCCTCATCTTTTGTGTTGTTCCGATTGTGAGTCCTTTACCATTAAAGAAATTTTAAGCCTGGAAGGTGAAAGCGCCTTTGAGAGGTTTCAGAATCAATGGCTGGGATATACCGAGGCGCCGGGAAACCCGGAATTGCGGCAAACCATTGCCGATATCTATACCCAGGTTTCCGCAGAAAATGTCCTGGTCACTTCCGGGGCGGAGGAAGCCATCTTTCTGTTTATGAATGCCGCCCTGGAAAAAAAGGATCATATTATTGTCCAGTACCCCTGTTATCAGTCCCTCATAGAAGTGGCCAGTTCTATCGGGTGTGAAGTTACCCGCTGGGAAATGCAGGAGAAAGATAATTGGGAGCTGGACCTGGATTTTTTATCCGGCAGTCTCCGGCCCAACACCCGGGCCATTATTATCAACGCCCCTCACAACCCAACGGGTTATACGCCCTCGGTGGAAAAATGGAATGTTCTCATTGAACTGGCCAGAAGCAGGAACATCGTGTTATTTTCCGATGAAGTCTACCGTTTTCTGGAATACAATGCGGCAGATCGTTTGCCCGCCGCCTGCGACCTTTATGAAAACGCCGTATCCCTGGGTGTTATGTCCAAGACCTACGGTCTGGCCGGGCTGCGCATCGGCTGGATTGCCACCCGCAATGGTGAAATTTACCGTCGTATGGCCTCCTTTAAGGATTATACTTCCATCTGCAACAGCGCACCCAGCGAGTTTCTATCCTTGATCGCTCTAAAACACCGGGACAAGCTGGCCTGCAGAAATTTGGACATTATTCAGGAAAACCTGCTTCTGTTGGATCAATTCTTTACCCGGTATAGTGATAAATTCCTCTGGCAAAAGCCAAAGGCGGGACCCATTGCCTTTCCCAGCATCCGCTGGGAAGCCTCGGTGGAGGATTTCTGCCTGGATCTGGTGCAAAAGAAAGGCGTTCTTCTGCTCCCTTCAAATTATTACGATTTTGGCCAACGAAATTTTAGAATTGGCTTTGGGCGAAAAAATCTGCCCCAATGCCTGGATAAGCTGGACCAGTATATGCAGGAAAATAAGGAATAA
- a CDS encoding YifB family Mg chelatase-like AAA ATPase: MVKNLGEKDLLAIINSVALQGLKGQKIKVEVDVSNGLPALDLVGLPDSAVREAKDRVRTAIKNSALEFPVKRITVNLAPADIKKEGPVYDLPIAVGILGATGQIHEALYSGVAFIGELSLDGSVRSIHGVLPLILAARKLGLKGVVIPRENAPEGALVEDMEVFAVSSLAELALALRGEAELEPVKKEAYPYRQEQPQTIVDFADVQGQLTAKRALEVAAAGGHNILMMGSPGSGKTMLARRIPTILPDLTFAEAIEITQIYSLAGQLTNHQPIITSRPFRSPHHTSSAASLVGGGRFPRPGEISLAHHGVLFLDELPEFHKDALEALRQPLEDGFISVSRVAASIDYPASIMLVGAANPCPCGFLLDPEKDCICTPYQVQRYINRISGPLLDRIDIHLEVPKVSYAELTDVSPGEPSAAIKARVEEARGRQRERFKDSGITCNASMGSREVRRYCRLEASAAKLLQDAFKRLGLSARAHNRILKIARTIADLDNQKNILTNHLAEAIQYRGLDRLFRN, from the coding sequence GTGGTCAAGAATTTGGGGGAGAAGGACTTGCTGGCGATTATTAACAGTGTGGCGCTCCAGGGTCTTAAAGGGCAGAAAATCAAAGTTGAGGTTGATGTGTCGAACGGGCTCCCTGCGTTGGACCTAGTTGGTCTACCGGACAGCGCGGTGAGAGAGGCTAAGGACAGGGTACGAACGGCAATAAAAAATTCCGCTTTGGAATTCCCGGTAAAGCGCATTACCGTCAACCTGGCTCCGGCTGATATTAAAAAAGAGGGCCCTGTTTATGATTTGCCCATTGCCGTCGGTATCCTGGGAGCTACCGGACAAATCCATGAAGCCTTGTATTCCGGCGTGGCCTTTATCGGGGAACTATCCCTGGACGGCTCTGTAAGGAGTATTCACGGCGTGTTGCCGTTGATTTTAGCTGCCAGGAAACTTGGTTTAAAGGGCGTTGTGATCCCCCGGGAAAACGCTCCGGAAGGGGCGCTGGTGGAAGATATGGAGGTGTTTGCCGTTTCTTCCCTGGCTGAACTTGCCTTGGCTTTAAGGGGTGAAGCGGAATTGGAGCCAGTTAAAAAAGAAGCTTATCCATACCGGCAAGAGCAGCCTCAGACAATCGTTGATTTTGCAGATGTTCAGGGGCAACTGACGGCGAAGCGCGCCCTAGAAGTGGCCGCTGCCGGAGGACACAATATTTTGATGATGGGCAGTCCCGGCTCCGGTAAAACCATGCTGGCCCGCAGAATACCAACCATTCTTCCGGATCTGACCTTTGCAGAGGCCATTGAAATCACTCAAATTTACAGTTTGGCCGGACAGTTAACCAATCACCAGCCCATTATCACCAGCAGGCCTTTCCGTTCCCCTCATCATACTTCCTCTGCCGCCAGTCTGGTAGGAGGAGGACGGTTTCCCAGACCCGGTGAAATAAGCCTGGCCCATCATGGGGTGCTGTTTCTGGACGAACTGCCGGAATTCCATAAAGACGCCCTGGAAGCCCTGCGGCAACCTCTGGAGGATGGTTTTATCAGCGTTTCCAGGGTGGCGGCCAGCATTGATTATCCTGCGTCAATCATGCTGGTGGGAGCGGCTAACCCCTGTCCCTGCGGATTTTTGTTGGACCCGGAAAAGGACTGCATCTGCACGCCCTATCAGGTACAGCGCTATATTAACCGCATTTCCGGCCCGCTGCTGGACCGGATTGATATTCACCTGGAAGTACCGAAGGTATCCTACGCAGAACTGACCGATGTTTCACCCGGCGAGCCTTCGGCGGCCATCAAGGCCAGGGTGGAAGAAGCCCGAGGGCGGCAGCGGGAAAGATTCAAGGATTCGGGAATCACCTGTAATGCCTCCATGGGTTCCCGGGAGGTCCGCCGTTACTGCCGTTTGGAGGCTTCAGCCGCCAAACTGCTGCAGGATGCTTTTAAACGCCTGGGACTAAGCGCCCGGGCCCATAACCGCATACTGAAAATAGCCCGAACCATCGCGGACCTGGACAACCAAAAGAACATCTTAACCAACCATCTGGCGGAAGCCATCCAATACCGCGGTCTGGACCGGTTGTTTAGAAACTGA
- a CDS encoding homocysteine synthase: MTERKLGFETLALHAGHQPDRETLSRAVPIYQTSSYVFRDSEHAANLFSLKEEGHIYTRIDNPTTDVLEKRLAALEGGVGALAMASGHAAIVAAILNIASAGDEIVSSTNLYGGTVNLFTHTFARLGIKVVFVNPEDPENFRKAITEKTKALFAETIGNPRCDVLDLEAVGKIAHQAEIPLIVDSTFTTPYLCRPFDYGADIVVHSTTKFIGGHGTSIGGVIIDSGKFDWSQNDKFPGLNQPDPSYHDITYTKEMGAAAYIAKARTQLLRDLGACVSPFNAFLLLQGIETLALRMERHVSNAQRVAEFLQQHSLVNWVSYPGIKGHPSYELAQKYLPKGAGAILTFGIKGGLEAGRRFIDSLQIFSHLANVGDAKSLVIHPASTTHSQLSEEALKQAGVSPDLIRISVGLESIGDLLEDLDQALKAQ, translated from the coding sequence ATGACAGAGAGAAAACTTGGTTTTGAAACCCTGGCCCTTCATGCCGGGCATCAACCGGATCGTGAAACACTTTCCCGGGCAGTGCCCATCTATCAAACGTCATCTTACGTATTCCGGGATTCCGAACATGCCGCCAATCTTTTCAGCCTTAAGGAAGAGGGTCATATTTACACCCGCATCGACAATCCTACCACCGATGTGCTGGAAAAGCGTCTGGCCGCCCTGGAAGGGGGAGTGGGAGCCCTGGCCATGGCTTCCGGACATGCCGCCATTGTGGCCGCTATTTTGAATATCGCCTCCGCAGGGGATGAAATCGTCTCTTCCACCAACCTTTACGGTGGGACGGTGAATCTATTCACCCATACCTTTGCCAGACTGGGTATCAAGGTAGTCTTTGTAAACCCCGAGGATCCGGAGAATTTCAGAAAGGCTATTACGGAAAAAACCAAAGCCCTCTTTGCGGAAACCATCGGCAATCCCCGGTGCGATGTCCTGGATCTGGAGGCGGTTGGAAAAATAGCCCATCAGGCGGAAATCCCCCTGATTGTTGACAGCACCTTTACCACGCCTTACCTCTGCCGGCCCTTTGATTACGGAGCGGATATTGTGGTTCATTCCACCACCAAATTTATTGGCGGGCATGGCACCAGCATTGGCGGCGTGATCATTGATTCCGGAAAATTTGACTGGAGCCAAAATGATAAGTTTCCCGGATTGAATCAGCCGGACCCCAGCTATCATGATATAACCTATACGAAAGAAATGGGGGCGGCAGCCTATATTGCCAAAGCAAGAACGCAGCTATTAAGAGATCTTGGGGCATGCGTCAGCCCCTTTAACGCGTTCCTGCTGTTGCAGGGCATTGAAACCCTGGCCTTACGGATGGAAAGGCATGTGTCCAATGCCCAAAGGGTGGCGGAGTTTTTACAACAGCACAGCCTGGTTAATTGGGTTTCCTATCCGGGGATAAAAGGCCATCCATCCTACGAGCTGGCTCAGAAATACCTACCTAAAGGAGCCGGGGCGATTTTAACCTTTGGCATTAAAGGGGGGCTTGAAGCCGGCCGGAGATTTATAGACAGTTTACAAATTTTTTCTCACCTGGCCAATGTGGGAGATGCCAAATCTCTGGTGATTCATCCAGCTTCCACAACCCACAGCCAACTGTCCGAGGAGGCCCTGAAGCAGGCGGGGGTTTCACCGGACCTTATCCGTATCTCGGTGGGGCTTGAAAGTATCGGTGATTTGCTGGAGGACCTGGATCAGGCTTTAAAGGCTCAATAG
- the metA gene encoding homoserine O-acetyltransferase MetA has product MPIKIPDHLPASQILTNENIFVMHETRAVRQDIRPLKMAILNLMPTKITTETQLLRLLGNTPLQVEVELLHTGSHWSKNTPEDHLAVFYKTFEEVKNQKFDGLIITGAPVEQLEFNQVDYWEELQEIMEWSKDHVTSTLHICWAAQAGLYYHYGIPKYDLPAKLFGVFKHWINRSHIKLLRGFDDEFYVPHSRYTEVRRRDIERVEELEILSESDEAGVYIVAAKNRRMFFITGHSEYDPLTLKGEYERDVKKGLDILVPQNYYPEDNPENEPVVKWRGHAHLLFSNWLNYYVYQETPFNLTEIK; this is encoded by the coding sequence ATGCCCATTAAAATACCGGATCACTTGCCTGCAAGCCAAATTTTAACCAATGAAAATATTTTTGTGATGCATGAGACCAGAGCGGTGCGTCAGGATATACGGCCGCTGAAAATGGCGATCTTAAACTTAATGCCCACCAAGATAACCACCGAAACCCAACTCCTGCGGCTTCTGGGCAACACCCCGCTGCAGGTTGAAGTAGAACTGCTTCATACCGGTTCTCACTGGTCAAAAAATACGCCGGAGGATCATTTGGCGGTATTTTATAAAACCTTTGAGGAAGTAAAAAATCAGAAATTTGACGGTCTGATTATAACCGGCGCGCCGGTGGAGCAACTGGAATTTAACCAGGTTGATTACTGGGAAGAATTACAGGAAATCATGGAATGGTCCAAAGATCATGTCACCTCCACCTTGCATATTTGCTGGGCAGCCCAAGCGGGGCTTTATTACCACTATGGCATACCCAAATATGACCTGCCGGCTAAATTGTTCGGTGTATTCAAGCATTGGATTAATCGGAGCCATATTAAACTGCTCAGGGGTTTTGACGACGAATTTTATGTGCCCCATTCCCGTTATACCGAGGTAAGGCGAAGGGACATTGAAAGAGTGGAAGAACTGGAAATCCTATCAGAGTCGGATGAAGCCGGTGTCTATATCGTGGCTGCCAAGAACCGCCGGATGTTCTTTATTACCGGCCATTCCGAGTATGATCCGCTGACCTTAAAAGGTGAATACGAAAGGGATGTCAAAAAAGGGCTGGATATCCTTGTTCCCCAAAATTATTATCCGGAGGACAATCCGGAAAATGAACCGGTAGTAAAGTGGAGAGGGCATGCCCACTTGTTATTCTCCAACTGGCTTAACTATTATGTATATCAGGAGACCCCTTTTAATCTTACGGAGATAAAATAG
- a CDS encoding DUF169 domain-containing protein codes for MVFFVVNVLQAYHILNDYIGACKVPTVTSNHTINSVVCGGSVRCFQENKPEMKTMCAGSFTSGKTEKGEVNLFIPGKQISQLADQLIKRTFKYGGSSFLGAGGQDFPGVDVCKKCPMIRFKDYKAE; via the coding sequence GTGGTATTCTTTGTGGTAAATGTACTCCAGGCTTATCATATCCTTAATGATTATATCGGAGCCTGTAAAGTGCCCACGGTAACTTCTAACCATACCATCAATTCGGTGGTCTGCGGCGGTTCGGTACGTTGTTTTCAGGAAAACAAACCGGAAATGAAAACCATGTGTGCAGGCAGCTTTACCTCGGGTAAAACCGAAAAAGGCGAGGTGAACCTGTTTATTCCTGGCAAGCAGATAAGTCAGTTAGCGGATCAATTAATTAAAAGAACCTTTAAATATGGCGGGAGCTCCTTTTTGGGGGCCGGCGGTCAAGATTTCCCGGGAGTGGATGTTTGCAAAAAATGTCCGATGATTCGTTTTAAAGATTATAAAGCCGAGTAG
- a CDS encoding DUF169 domain-containing protein, producing MLLINVAELATRNHLSYEDMHKAFQALYKLEYNPVAIKFFFDQDEFDAFIPEKVPASKMTFCQAALASRMDNYIVKVTDDKLLCGNARTVFGFREASDAEVDEQVKYTTDRDLAKECMQARPTLPVGQLKGVMTAPLYKTPVDQMWYSLW from the coding sequence TTGCTGCTGATTAATGTTGCTGAACTGGCCACAAGGAACCATCTAAGCTACGAGGATATGCACAAAGCCTTTCAAGCTTTATACAAACTGGAATATAATCCGGTGGCCATTAAATTTTTCTTTGACCAAGACGAGTTTGACGCTTTTATCCCGGAAAAGGTGCCTGCTTCAAAGATGACCTTTTGTCAGGCTGCCCTGGCTTCCCGCATGGACAACTATATTGTAAAGGTTACCGATGACAAGTTGCTCTGCGGTAATGCCAGAACGGTATTTGGCTTCCGTGAAGCTTCCGACGCCGAGGTTGACGAACAAGTTAAATATACCACAGACCGGGATCTGGCCAAGGAATGCATGCAAGCCCGGCCCACCTTACCCGTTGGCCAGTTAAAAGGCGTTATGACGGCGCCTCTATACAAAACCCCGGTGGATCAGATGTGGTATTCTTTGTGGTAA
- a CDS encoding CBS domain-containing protein gives MKVKEIMRSDVITVTKDMTIQEVAEVLVTHNISGVPVVDEAGSLVGMVTEGDLLHKESNPRIPKFFGLLGGLIYFGGVDQYKEDFKKLAALKAAEIMTSKVITVSGEEEVGQVATLMIDNNIKRIPVVENGKMIGIVSRADIVKTLAK, from the coding sequence ATGAAAGTAAAAGAAATCATGAGAAGTGATGTAATCACGGTAACAAAGGACATGACCATTCAGGAAGTTGCTGAAGTTTTAGTCACCCATAATATTTCCGGAGTTCCTGTTGTGGATGAAGCGGGGAGTTTGGTGGGGATGGTAACCGAGGGGGATCTTTTACATAAAGAGAGCAACCCCAGAATTCCCAAGTTTTTTGGATTGTTAGGTGGTCTTATTTATTTCGGCGGTGTTGATCAATACAAGGAAGATTTTAAAAAACTGGCCGCTTTAAAAGCTGCTGAAATAATGACCAGCAAAGTGATTACGGTTTCAGGGGAAGAGGAAGTGGGGCAAGTGGCCACTTTGATGATTGACAATAATATAAAACGCATTCCCGTAGTGGAAAACGGTAAAATGATTGGTATTGTAAGCCGGGCGGATATTGTCAAGACCCTGGCAAAATAG
- a CDS encoding damage-control phosphatase ARMT1 family protein encodes MKAYIDCVHCYLKQAASCMAFAHVDEDRQHQVIYELMDFVKGMDRRNTPAENSTEALLEVYKKIANDDPYKEAKKSSNDLALKLYPALKDLLEDSEDRLYSALKISVAGNIIDLGINKSFDIQGSLQYSLKTGFAKDDYRDFLGKLQKAKEVVIIGDNAGEIVFDRILVEELTRRGKKVIYVVKEGPILNDSTMEDAFYIGMDKVARVITTGSRYLGVSFNHISQEFLSLLQNSELIISKGQANFETLEDQSFTKGRIYYLLKIKCEGVGRVAGVNFGDIVFFNK; translated from the coding sequence ATGAAAGCCTATATTGATTGTGTTCACTGTTATTTAAAACAAGCGGCTTCCTGCATGGCTTTTGCTCATGTTGATGAAGACCGGCAGCATCAGGTAATTTATGAACTGATGGATTTTGTAAAAGGAATGGATCGAAGGAACACACCCGCGGAAAATTCCACCGAGGCTTTGTTGGAGGTATACAAAAAGATTGCCAATGATGACCCTTATAAAGAAGCAAAGAAAAGTTCCAATGATCTTGCCTTAAAGTTATATCCTGCTCTAAAGGACCTATTAGAGGACTCTGAGGACCGGTTATACAGCGCGCTGAAAATTTCGGTTGCGGGCAATATTATTGATCTGGGCATTAACAAAAGCTTTGATATACAAGGCAGCCTACAATACAGCTTAAAAACGGGTTTTGCCAAGGATGACTATAGGGATTTTTTAGGAAAGCTTCAAAAAGCAAAAGAGGTCGTAATTATCGGGGACAATGCTGGAGAAATTGTCTTTGACCGGATTTTGGTGGAAGAACTGACCCGGCGGGGAAAAAAAGTGATCTATGTTGTTAAAGAGGGACCAATTTTAAATGATTCTACCATGGAAGATGCCTTTTACATTGGCATGGATAAAGTGGCCCGGGTTATCACCACCGGATCCCGTTATTTGGGCGTATCTTTTAACCATATTTCCCAAGAATTTTTATCCTTGCTGCAAAACTCCGAGCTCATCATTTCCAAGGGCCAGGCCAATTTTGAGACCTTGGAAGATCAAAGCTTTACCAAGGGCCGCATTTATTATCTGTTAAAAATAAAATGTGAAGGGGTTGGCAGGGTTGCAGGAGTAAATTTCGGAGACATCGTGTTTTTTAATAAATAA
- a CDS encoding DUF1992 domain-containing protein, with protein sequence MDVFRYIAEAKIKQAIHQGEFDHLPGAGKPLELEDLSAVLEELRAGYILLKNAGVLPEEMSLKNEIISLRKLIDCCYDEGEKSSLHVKLNEKLLRFNMLMENRQVSSSVLQCYKNKVLERFGR encoded by the coding sequence ATGGATGTTTTTAGGTATATTGCGGAAGCTAAAATTAAACAAGCCATTCATCAGGGGGAGTTTGACCACCTGCCCGGTGCGGGAAAACCTCTGGAATTAGAGGATTTATCTGCTGTTCTGGAGGAACTCCGGGCAGGCTATATTTTATTGAAAAACGCGGGGGTTCTGCCGGAAGAAATGAGCCTGAAAAATGAAATCATCTCCCTGCGAAAATTAATTGATTGCTGTTACGATGAAGGGGAAAAAAGCTCTCTCCACGTTAAACTGAATGAAAAACTTCTTCGTTTTAATATGCTGATGGAAAACAGGCAGGTTTCTTCATCGGTTCTTCAATGCTATAAAAACAAAGTGCTTGAACGTTTCGGCAGGTAA
- a CDS encoding helix-turn-helix domain-containing protein, whose amino-acid sequence MRIEQLEYFLEVAECKNISQAADNLFVGQSTVSSAYYCFGKRVKHKAYETYKSWRCVNTHRRRNVASNPVYD is encoded by the coding sequence ATGCGTATAGAACAATTAGAGTATTTTTTGGAAGTAGCTGAGTGTAAAAATATATCACAAGCAGCCGACAATCTGTTTGTTGGGCAATCGACAGTTAGTTCCGCCTATTATTGCTTTGGAAAAAGAGTTAAACATAAAGCTTATGAAACGTACAAGTCATGGCGTTGTGTTAACACCCATAGGCGAAGAAATGTTGCCAGTAATCCGGTCTATGATTAA